In Lachancea thermotolerans CBS 6340 chromosome H complete sequence, a single genomic region encodes these proteins:
- the UBP3 gene encoding mRNA-binding ubiquitin-specific protease UBP3 (some similarities with uniprot|Q01477 Saccharomyces cerevisiae YER151C UBP3 Ubiquitin-specific protease that interacts with Bre5p to co-regulate anterograde and retrograde transport between endoplasmic reticulum and Golgi compartments inhibitor of gene silencing cleaves ubiquitin fusions but not polyubiquitin) has translation MSSAASKDGQEGSYSMYPPTSPAGPPASMQYGMGVYGNPNTFAQYGYGYPMPMDMYAGQGAPFLGYGINPNMMYYGGGSVPPPSGQKKKYYNKVENNGKTEAGNHHNNHHNGVHFYANGKSGPTSNGTAIPAASPSGASKSVPITIKNQYKFELGNANSVSTTDLKLEYPFFANTDESEFSKAQEKRRELTLRAFGEIYCGNFGENSQTQDPEVEASALESVETPVETPQASSSEELNAAEKTEKSEQSTEQEKKETESRKSSVTSQAAPTKVIKSWSAVASSAVPKASPSSASDQKKDKKYVPPTVKSLEPLGVVALRVCFDPQYVKYTADQYKGAGMALQSVIPRGIVNTGNICFMSSILQVLLFCEPFVNLMNLISVKTSAKMGSTGFLLLDACLELYRKFDKQAFEREKASRSSSGVNISSALADAIKPDDFYKTLSKLPKFKDLRWGHQEDAEEFLTHLLDQLHEEFVNSIDSLSDSEVISLINSINDEDTKTVFIRNLAKYKDAKFIKDSSNEIKSMLEKYDADVDDADDTSGNGWQEVSSTSKKGKKTKTAAKRTVVVEPSPISVIFGGQFRSVLDVPQNKEPQSITLDPFQTIQLDISDPDVNDLDSAFLKFSEMEHLPFKTSSGNNVEAKKQTFIDKLPEVFLIQLKRFSFINNTDKSKIVNYNAYSGHVEKIRKKIHYGHELAIPDATISSVHSSFYKEAGTNYKLIGVVYHHGVSPSGGHYTCDVYQETLNKWYRIDDTNVQEIEKDEVLKGGEEGNDSRTAYILIYQKL, from the coding sequence ATGTCAAGCGCAGCTTCCAAAGACGGTCAGGAAGGCTCGTATTCGATGTACCCGCCGACATCGCCTGCGGGCCCTCCAGCCAGCATGCAATATGGAATGGGCGTGTATGGCAACCCGAATACGTTCGCGCAGTACGGGTACGGTTACCCAATGCCGATGGATATGTACGCTGGGCAAGGTGCCCCATTCCTTGGTTACGGCATTAATCCAAACATGATGTATTACGGTGGCGGAAGCGTTCCTCCCCCTAGCGgccagaaaaaaaagtactacaacaaagttgaaaacaaTGGTAAAACTGAAGCCGGCAACCATCACAACAACCATCACAATGGGGTCCACTTCTATGCCAATGGAAAATCTGGACCAACCTCGAACGGCACGGCGATCCCAGCTGCTTCACCATCAGGTGCCAGCAAAAGTGTCCCCATCACTATCAAAAACCAGTACAAGTTTGAATTAGGGAATGCCAACTCGGTCAGCACCACAGATCTCAAGCTCGAATACCCTTTTTTTGCAAACACCGATGAAAGTGAGTTCAGCAAAGCACaggaaaagagaagagaatTGACATTGAGGGCCTTCGGTGAAATATATTGCGGCAATTTTGGCGAGAATAGCCAGACTCAAGACCCGGAGGTGGAAGCATCAGCCCTAGAATCCGTCGAAACTCCTGTGGAGACTCCTCAGGCTAGTTCCTCTGAAGAATTAAATGCAGCCGAGAAAACGGAAAAGTCGGAGCAATCAACCgaacaagagaaaaaagagaCTGAAAGCAGGAAGTCTTCTGTCACTAGCCAAGCTGCTCCCACCAAGGTCATTAAATCTTGGTCAGCGGTTGCCTCTAGCGCGGTGCCAAAGGCATCGCCTTCATCAGCCTCGGACcaaaagaaggacaaaaaATACGTTCCACCAACCGTAAAAAGTCTGGAACCGCTGGGGGTTGTGGCTTTAAGGGTCTGTTTCGACCCCCAATATGTCAAGTACACAGCCGACCAATACAAGGGTGCTGGAATGGCGTTGCAGTCGGTGATTCCTCGAGGTATTGTAAATACCGGAAACATATGTTTCATGAGCTCCATCTTGCAAGTTCTGCTATTTTGTGAACCTTTCGTTAACCTCATGAACTTAATAAGTGTGAAGACATCTGCCAAGATGGGAAGCACTGGGTTTTTGCTTTTAGATGCCTGTCTGGAGCTCTACAGGAAATTTGACAAGCAGGCTTTCGAAAGAGAGAAAGCTTCCAGGAGCAGTAGTGGCGTTAATATTTCTAGCGCTTTAGCAGATGCTATTAAACCTGACGACTTTTACAAAACTTTGTCAAAGCTACCCAAATTCAAGGATCTTAGATGGGGTCATCAGGAAGACGctgaagagtttttgaccCATCTTCTAGACCAGCTGCATGAGGAATTCGTAAACTCAATCGACTCGCTTTCAGACAGTGAGGTGATAAGCCTGATCAATAGCATCAATGATGAGGACACCAAAACAGTCTTCATCAGAAACCTCGCAAAATACAAGGATGCAAAGTTCATAAAAGATTCATCCAACGAAATCAAGAGCATGCTCGAGAAGTATGACGCTGACGTCGACGACGCTGACGACACTTCTGGAAACGGCTGGCAAGAAGtcagcagcaccagcaaGAAGGGAAAGAAAACTAAGACGGCTGCCAAGAGGACGGTTGTAGTTGAACCATCTCCCATTTCCGTCATTTTCGGGGGCCAATTTCGGTCTGTGCTGGATGTTCCACAGAACAAAGAACCCCAGTCTATCACGCTGGATCCATTCCAAACTATTCAACTCGACATATCTGATCCGGACGTGAACGACTTGGACAGTGCCTTCCTGAAGTTCAGCGAGATGGAGCACCttcctttcaaaacttcgTCAGGCAACAACGTggaagccaagaagcagaCGTTTATCGACAAGCTTCCGGAAGTATTCTTAATCCAACTCAAGAGATTTTCGTTTATCAATAACACAGACAAGAGCAAGATCGTCAACTATAACGCATATAGCGGTCATGTGGAGAAGATCCGCAAGAAGATACATTATGGCCATGAGTTGGCAATCCCCGATGCAACAATCTCCTCCGTACACTCTTCCTTTTACAAAGAAGCGGGAACTAACTACAAGCTGATAGGGGTCGTCTACCATCACGGCGTGAGCCCCAGTGGCGGTCATTACACTTGTGACGTCTACCAAGAAACCCTCAATAAGTGGTACAGGATAGACGATACCAACGTGCAGGAGATAGAGAAAgatgaggttttgaagggcGGCGAGGAAGGAAACGACTCGAGGACAGCCTATATACTAATATACCAAAAACTGTAA
- the SHU2 gene encoding Shu2p (similar to uniprot|P38957 Saccharomyces cerevisiae YDR078C SHU2 Suppressor of hydroxy-urea sensitivity), whose translation MVDEHYIDYSQLLAQLLDKDGELNETTVSFLYHLFPSDFFVRAMSLIDSNNMFIYVFERDETSAALTTSVGTEPDEVETTTETLRTSPSPPVASEQELGNAVQSSALINTLYEKPQSVLHRLIVKQEGPQSPPVCVDLRHWFCSCDEYNTLFEERMLTDEEPSLYSKATTELRAGASITDSFASMPPKGASRRYFRHDIIMCPHLLAFAILLQTTPELLTYFTHKAATVYLITIQNLDEWLKLHLNVVI comes from the coding sequence ATGGTTGACGAGCATTACATAGACTACTCCCAACTTTTGGCACAATTGCTAGATAAGGATGGCGAACTCAACGAGACTACAGTCTCATTCCTGTACCATTTGTTTCCTAGTGACTTCTTTGTGAGAGCTATGTCTCTCATCGATTCCAACAACATGTTTATCTATGTGTTTGAAAGGGATGAAACCAGTGCTGCTCTGACTACTAGCGTCGGCACAGAACCGGACGAAGTGGAAACAACAACTGAAACTCTCAGGACTTCCCCGTCACCACCAGTTGCAAGTGAGCAAGAACTGGGGAATGCGGTCCAATCGAGTGCCCTCATCAACACACTCTACGAGAAGCCACAATCTGTGCTACATAGGCTCATAGTTAAGCAAGAGGGTCCTCAAAGTCCGCCAGTGTGCGTTGACCTCCGCCACTGGTTCTGCTCTTGCGACGAATACAACACGCTATTTGAGGAAAGAATGCTCACAGACGAAGAACCATCACTGTACTCCAAGGCCACAACAGAACTACGTGCCGGCGCATCTATTACTGACTCTTTCGCGTCTATGCCACCGAAGGGTGCTTCCCGACGCTATTTCAGGCACGACATCATCATGTGTCCCCATCTATTAGCCTTTGCCATCCTGCTACAAACAACTCCCGAGTTGCTGACCTATTTTACGCATAAAGCAGCTACGGTTTACCTAATAACcattcaaaaccttgacGAGTGGTTAAAACTACACTTGAACGTCGTCATCTGA